The DNA region CAATCTCcaaactctgcacacacacacacacacacacacacacacacacacacacacacgcgcgcacacacacacacacacacacacacacacacacacacacacactatatgaataaaaaaaatgctggAGCTGCTGATCTTGGACTGGACAATGATGATAgttttcattgtcttttctATTTccgtaaaaacaaaaaaacaaaaataagtcTTGTAATCCCCAAACGGAAAAAGTTTCAAGATTTACATATGCCGAGTGAACAGTAGTTACCTTGATGTTGGCGATGAACTTCAGATCATCTTCGGTTATGGCCTTCTGGCTCCAGATGAGGGCGCTGTAGGACTtggtcttctcctcctctccctccttcatgcGACTCATTGCTTCTCTATTGAGACACAATTTCACACAATTATCACATAAAgtgtcaggaaaaaaaaagttaaaaagaaaaaaatgctgtCTAAGTTTCTTATGAAAGGTCTATTAAAAATGTCACGTCTTCTTTACCTGGTAACAATTTGGAGGTCTCGGACGCGGATCTTCTTTGAAGACTGGTTTATCTCctggtaaacaaaacaaacatcaacactCAAATCAATGCCCAGAtgcacgataaaaaaaaaagacaaaacatcagATTTCagtttacaaagctttgtggtCATGAAATCTTCACTGCATCATCAAGTTGTGAGATGTAGTCAGGttgtattgctgtgtgtgtgtgtgtgtgtgtgtgtgtgtgtgtgtgtgtgtgtgtgtgtgtgtgttgtgtaaaacACACATTGTGCTACCTACCTCTTGCAGCTTGCGTATCTCCATTTTGTTGAATCTTGATCTGTGTGGGTTCAGCAGCTCCATGGCAAATGGCCGCCCTAAAAGAACCAGTCGCACTGAGGTGAACAAAGTTACACAGCAGGGGCTGGAGCAACTGGGAATGCGTGAGAATACAGAAGGCACAACGTTGGTTGTTATTGGTATGTACACCGCAAAAGGGCACAAATGCCCTTGTGTGGGTAAAATCCATCCAAATCCGTGTTTGTCAAAAAGGAGTATTTACACCGGGAATTCCCAGATAGCCTACAAGTGCTGAACACAGCTGTACAGAGAACATTATCGGCGTGGGACACAGCTTAAGCTTAACAATCTTTGGAAGCTTGGAAGCTTTGGAAGCTTGGAATCTTTTTTTGCCTACACTGGAGtactcagaaagagagagaatattttCTCTCTGACTTTACGAAATAGGCTGGGCTTTGTggcgtcacgttaaaacagtaTTGGTTGTCATGGTGGCACACATATTGTAGATCGCTTACGAACAAGGTGAATAAAATTGAAAAGATTTGATAATCTGACAgtcttttctcctttttttctttactgtctGTTTCCCGAATGGTAAATATTTGGTTCTATGTGTAACAGACCATttttgtagagagagagtgtgtagaaaGTGTGTGGGGCCTACCGTTGCCCAGGGTCCTGACGTCCACATCCTCTCTACCTGACGAGGAGAAGTTAAAACctgaaacaccacacacacacacacacacacacacacacacacacacacacacacacacacacacacacacacacacacacacacacacacacacacacacacacacacacacacacacacacacacacacacacacacacacacgagagctaTAAAGTCATATGCAGGACACCTCACACAGTGGTGCCTATTTGTGAGGCATAAACCAGAAATCTCCATCACAGCTCCTAAGAATCCAGAATCTTCCACACATGCCATCCATGTTACACTTAACTTGACTTGTTGCTGTCCTGGGCTGATTCATATCAGAGAAGCCCCATAACATGTTATAGTAGTCAGTCATACAGTGTAAACACAAAACCCTACTAGAGGTGGACTGTCTATGATGACAGTTACCacctccattttgtttttggcTCAGCTCATTTTTATTTTCgagtctctcactctcagagTTGAAGGCGTTCAGCAGGGGCGCGGCGATGAGCTCCTCCACCGACGACTCCATCCTCCTCTCGCCGTCAATCACCCACGGAGTCTGCGGCAGATCCCGAGAGAACTTGTTGTATCGCCCTGACAACAGGAAAAGGACACATTGACATTACAAACAACCATTATGGGGGCAGTTTGAAGGCATCTTAGCAGACAAGAAAAAGAGTTATGTGTACCAGGTTTAGGAGGTTCTTGATGCCGATACTaagatagatttttttttttttcttattctgATTCAAACAAATCCAGAGTTGTCAAATTGGATGCATTTGGCATTTTGGTCATCACACGTCACACAATATCGCAGGAGACTGATGTGCTACAGCATACCTCCAGTCATCATAAAACAGTACAAATACTGTGTAGttgctgttattgttttgtGAATACCAAAAAGTAATAAGTCGGCCATTTTGAACAATTTAACAAAATGATTCTTTCTTGTAGTGAACAGATGGTGACTGGAATGACAGCTATCACACCAACGGTGAGGGGAATACGTAGCATTTGTGCAGGTAGCAGTACAGCTTGTCAGCTGCAGAAATTCAGTTGCGTGGATGTTGCCACTTAAGATATTTGGATTGGAACCGGCTCAATCCTCTCCAAAGGCTCGACGAATACATCTGACAATTACTGTGAtctcccaactattagccaaggtttacacattgattttgcaaacattCAGGCAGTTAATATgccattaatatggttttgtttatttaacttgcataaaacgaTGCCTgcagtttatacacaatgcggttaGTACACAAGAAATTACTGTCGAAAAAATAATCGATGTCAAAAACAGAGACTCACCTGCCACAAACGCAGACACGTGCAGGCATGTTGTTTCCTGAGCAATGCAAGCCGTCTTTGTTCTCGTCGGAGGGCTAGGGTACTCTCTGTCAGAAGAAACAGGGTTGTTTTTAGAAAATCACAGCAAAGATGGGAAAATTATCTATTTTTTAGGAAACGTTTCTCTTGAATTGGAACTGTATCAAGAACCTGTAATAGCTTCACACTTACTTGAGGAATCGTGTATCAGTTATCTTTTCCAACGCTTTCACAACTGCCATTCTTGTAAAGACAGACTGCAGTGCAAAAACAAGGAGTCATGTGTCAAACAACCTGCCTGAATCAGAACTAATCTGAAGTCTTAACAGACCAACCTTTCAGTCTGATATCATATTTACAAAATCAGAACCACATCTGAAAAACCTGATACAAAATCTTACCTCTTTGTTTTTAGTTGGCTTGAAACAGTCGGAGCAAGCTTCTGCCCtacatttgtttttagaaaAGGCATGAATACATGTCATATAATCTACATGCACAATTATTGTGATCACAGCTAGCACTGGTGTAGACTGAGAGACGAGTGTGTAGGACTAGTGAGTTGCACGGAGTCGCAGTACATACAGAACGTACCATGGTGGTCAGtcatagtatatactgtaccactAAGTGGTACATCTTCATGTAAACATTTCAACAATTCATGATAAGCAATGCATCAAATATTCAACTCATTATTGGACATTGGTGATTTAAGCATGGCCACTCTACAAAACAACCTGATGTATGAAATCGTAAGTTCTAATGACACCGTTACCACTTACAGGAAATGGCAGTCTCCATCTGTATCAGGGTGGATGAATCCAACTCCCACCTCAAATGGACTCTACACCATCAGGAAAAAGTAGGTACATATTATATTGAACTCAGACCATAACAGCATCTAGTAATAAAGAACATTAACATAAATATTAAGtatacacgcacatgcacacgtgcacacgtgcacacacacacacacacacacacacacacacacacacacacacacacacacacacacacacatagttacaCTGACTGAATATGGAAGTTGTGCTGCTTACTGCTGTCTACTGAACTAACCTTGGTCACCACGGAAACCCCTAGCTCTTGTGACAGCAAACCCTGGACAGTCCATTTGAAGGCCTCCTTCACCTGGATAACATCCTCTTTGTCCAGACACATGCTCTTTTCTCTGGTCAACAAAGCACATCTCTCCATGAAATATCATACACATGCTTCAGAAATCAGAATCCTATACGACTGCAATGACAAATCATAATACTACATACATGGCACAACAAATAGTAGAAGGATatgatgggaaatgtag from Sardina pilchardus chromosome 1, fSarPil1.1, whole genome shotgun sequence includes:
- the pus10 gene encoding putative tRNA pseudouridine synthase Pus10 — protein: MLSLKEKDGPIIQKLLEAGCCSRCILRFCCIGTQSAYRLSDENLWKELSPFAGTSNVAPQQDNVASQTPSDDPPSKRIKLESDGKTDGGGGGESEEVSTETTGPTEDSAKSSVCVVCLGVLQDLCSASFTKKIAEDVKSEAYQFDGLVLALSLPAQLSVREHSCWLHIKKEVREKSMCLDKEDVIQVKEAFKWTVQGLLSQELGVSVVTKSPFEVGVGFIHPDTDGDCHFLAEACSDCFKPTKNKESVFTRMAVVKALEKITDTRFLKEYPSPPTRTKTACIAQETTCLHVSAFVAGRYNKFSRDLPQTPWVIDGERRMESSVEELIAAPLLNAFNSESFNFSSSGREDVDVRTLGNGRPFAMELLNPHRSRFNKMEIRKLQEEINQSSKKIRVRDLQIVTREAMSRMKEGEEEKTKSYSALIWSQKAITEDDLKFIANIKSLEIAQKTPLRVLHRRPLAVRLRVIHSMSASFLNPHHFTLQLRTQAGTYIKEFVHGDFGRTKPNLGELMKTEVDILELDVESVDVDWPPAVPE